From one Leptospira noumeaensis genomic stretch:
- a CDS encoding DUF6036 family nucleotidyltransferase yields the protein MFLKKIQEQFSREGIPFAIVGGYAVAIHGIARGTFDLDVITEISEGNLTKMESALNSIGLNPILPVSAKEIFQKLAFYQKEKNLVAWNFINPNKQRESLDIVLTEDIRNCRIIQATTDFGSLPVISLEDLIRMKSKTGRVQDLEDVKALKKLK from the coding sequence ATGTTTTTAAAAAAAATTCAAGAACAGTTTTCGAGAGAGGGAATCCCTTTTGCAATCGTTGGTGGTTATGCCGTAGCCATCCATGGAATTGCTCGCGGAACTTTTGACTTAGATGTGATTACTGAAATCAGTGAGGGGAATTTGACAAAAATGGAGTCTGCTCTTAATTCCATTGGATTAAATCCCATTTTGCCTGTTTCAGCAAAGGAAATATTTCAAAAATTAGCGTTCTACCAAAAAGAGAAAAATCTTGTCGCTTGGAACTTTATAAATCCGAATAAGCAGAGGGAAAGTTTGGATATTGTTCTGACAGAAGATATTCGCAATTGTAGGATCATTCAGGCAACAACGGATTTTGGATCTTTGCCGGTGATTAGTTTGGAGGATTTGATCCGAATGAAATCGAAAACGGGTAGAGTTCAAGATTTGGAAGATGTGAAGGCTTTAAAGAAATTAAAATAA